A genomic region of Thunnus albacares chromosome 4, fThuAlb1.1, whole genome shotgun sequence contains the following coding sequences:
- the r3hcc1 gene encoding R3H and coiled-coil domain-containing protein 1 isoform X1: protein MDELEAYQQKSNRKSVLLFPPLPSRLRYLIHKTIEDLPELTTFSVGDSWCRRVVVCHSELRGEIGEEDSDLEGNNSLCEELPRSKVEMEGNAKPKSLISSRTRGPKRPDMPLYMPRAARERLNLQNSQRPSGDQELPSPASSSCSCISSSSDSCSCSETTENTKPSSTFKQESLPSSADGIFDRSVLCPQEKKQNLVLRLHDDEPLVWDQTVTCFTDMTLEGDVKEEEDLTSVSRSTHTEDTITDTDDLTEEIKTHLKEAVTVSIEHVHNDYSIYENVCINPIEFRHVIEIYDFPAMFKTDDLLDAFTDYSDGGIKIKWVDNTHALGVFSSESAVFSASYAALQALSICHPLLKVRALAEGSKKAKGKAIRRAEFIQPVKERPRTDCAVARRMVTRALGIQGRGRVLRY from the exons TGTGCTCCTGTTCCCCCCTCTACCCAGCAGACTGCGATACCTGATCCACAAGACCATAGAGGATCTGCCAGAGCTCACCACCTTCTCCGTAGGGGATAGCTGGTGTCGTAGGGTGGTGGTCTGCCATTCTGAGCTCAG GGGTGAGATAGGAGAGGAGGACAGTGACCTGGAGGGCAACAACAGCTTGTGTGAAGAACTCCCAAGAAGTAAGGTGGAGATGGAGGGCAATGCCAAGCCTAAATCTTTAATCTCATCGCGAACCCGAGGGCCTAAGAGACCAGACATGCCCCTTTACATGCCAAGAGCTGCTCGGGAGAGACTGAACTTACAAAACTCACAAAGACCCTCAGGAGACCAAGAGTTGCCCAGTCCAGCATCGAGTAGCTGCAGCTGCATCAGCAGTTCATCTGACTCTTGTTCCTGTTCTGAaactacagaaaacacaaagccCTCATCCACATTCAAGCAAGAATCTCTCCCAAGTTCAGCTGATGGTATCTTTGACAGGTCGGTACTTTGTCCtcaggaaaagaaacaaaacttgGTGTTAAGGCTGCATGACGATGAGCCCCTAGTCTGGGACCAGACTGTGACCTGCTTCACTGACATGACCCTGGAGGGGGATgtgaaggaagaggaagacctTACTAGTGTATCACGCAGCACCCACACAGAAGACACAATCACAGACACTGATGACTTAACTGAAGAG ATCAAGACACATCTGAAAGAGGCAGTGACTGTTTCCATTGAGCATGTCCACAATGACTACTCCATTTATGAGAATGTGTGTATCAACCCGATTGAGTTTCGCCACGTGATCGAGATCTATGACTTCCCAGCGATGTTCAAAACAGATGACCTCCTGGATGCTTTTACTGACTACAG TGATGGTGGAATAAAGATCAAATGGGTGGACAACACACATGCCCTGGGGGTTTTCTCTAGTGAGTCTGCAG tgttttctgcgTCATATGCAGCACTCCAAGCCCTCTCCATCTGCCACCCACTGCTGAAGGTACGTGCACTGGCTGAGGGGAGTAAAAAAGCCAAAGGCAAGGCCATTAGACGGGCAG AGTTTATCCAGCCAGTGAAGGAACGTCCGAGGACAGACTGTGCTGTTGCCAGGCGGATGGTGACCAGAGCTTTAGGGATACAGGGACGAGGACGGGTGCTGCGATACTGA
- the r3hcc1 gene encoding R3H and coiled-coil domain-containing protein 1 isoform X2, which yields MDELEAYQQKSNRKSVLLFPPLPSRLRYLIHKTIEDLPELTTFSVGDSWCRRVVVCHSELRGEIGEEDSDLEGNNSLCEELPRSKVEMEGNAKPKSLISSRTRGPKRPDMPLYMPRAARERLNLQNSQRPSGDQELPSPASSSCSCISSSSDSCSCSETTENTKPSSTFKQESLPSSADGIFDRSVLCPQEKKQNLVLRLHDDEPLVWDQTVTCFTDMTLEGDVKEEEDLTSVSRSTHTEDTITDTDDLTEEIKTHLKEAVTVSIEHVHNDYSIYENVCINPIEFRHVIEIYDFPAMFKTDDLLDAFTDYSDGGIKIKWVDNTHALGVFSSESAALQALSICHPLLKVRALAEGSKKAKGKAIRRAEFIQPVKERPRTDCAVARRMVTRALGIQGRGRVLRY from the exons TGTGCTCCTGTTCCCCCCTCTACCCAGCAGACTGCGATACCTGATCCACAAGACCATAGAGGATCTGCCAGAGCTCACCACCTTCTCCGTAGGGGATAGCTGGTGTCGTAGGGTGGTGGTCTGCCATTCTGAGCTCAG GGGTGAGATAGGAGAGGAGGACAGTGACCTGGAGGGCAACAACAGCTTGTGTGAAGAACTCCCAAGAAGTAAGGTGGAGATGGAGGGCAATGCCAAGCCTAAATCTTTAATCTCATCGCGAACCCGAGGGCCTAAGAGACCAGACATGCCCCTTTACATGCCAAGAGCTGCTCGGGAGAGACTGAACTTACAAAACTCACAAAGACCCTCAGGAGACCAAGAGTTGCCCAGTCCAGCATCGAGTAGCTGCAGCTGCATCAGCAGTTCATCTGACTCTTGTTCCTGTTCTGAaactacagaaaacacaaagccCTCATCCACATTCAAGCAAGAATCTCTCCCAAGTTCAGCTGATGGTATCTTTGACAGGTCGGTACTTTGTCCtcaggaaaagaaacaaaacttgGTGTTAAGGCTGCATGACGATGAGCCCCTAGTCTGGGACCAGACTGTGACCTGCTTCACTGACATGACCCTGGAGGGGGATgtgaaggaagaggaagacctTACTAGTGTATCACGCAGCACCCACACAGAAGACACAATCACAGACACTGATGACTTAACTGAAGAG ATCAAGACACATCTGAAAGAGGCAGTGACTGTTTCCATTGAGCATGTCCACAATGACTACTCCATTTATGAGAATGTGTGTATCAACCCGATTGAGTTTCGCCACGTGATCGAGATCTATGACTTCCCAGCGATGTTCAAAACAGATGACCTCCTGGATGCTTTTACTGACTACAG TGATGGTGGAATAAAGATCAAATGGGTGGACAACACACATGCCCTGGGGGTTTTCTCTAGTGAGTCTGCAG CACTCCAAGCCCTCTCCATCTGCCACCCACTGCTGAAGGTACGTGCACTGGCTGAGGGGAGTAAAAAAGCCAAAGGCAAGGCCATTAGACGGGCAG AGTTTATCCAGCCAGTGAAGGAACGTCCGAGGACAGACTGTGCTGTTGCCAGGCGGATGGTGACCAGAGCTTTAGGGATACAGGGACGAGGACGGGTGCTGCGATACTGA